The genomic window CGGCTCCGCTTTCCCTTCGCTGGCCTCCAGGGCTCAGTTTGAGTACGGAGATCACCAGGCACCCGGGGCGTACTATGCCCACTCAAGCCAGGCCCCAGGGCTGTACTCAGCCTTCTCCTACATGGGCCCTACACAGAGGCCTCTGTACACTACCATAGGAGACCCCTCCAGTGTGGCCCCCTCTCACAGCCCCACACACTGGGAGCAGCCTGTTTACACCACACTCACAAGACCTTGAGGGAGACCAGCTGAGCAGAGGGAAATATGGGAAGCGTGTGAGTggatctgtgtgtctgtgtgtctgtgtgtgtgtgtgtgtgtgtgtgcaaatatgTGAGCGTGTgattgtgcatatgtgtgtgtgtccatgccaTATTGATGTTATATTAgaggtttttactttttttagcCAATATAATGCAAGACGCATCCATGGGGCCTtacacagttaaaaaaagaagaaaaaaaaaacagccacaaactCACACAGTATAAAGTGTGAATCATGGGTCAACAGCCAatcaagaaataaataaaccttAACAAACGTGTGCCATCATAAATATGTGAGTTGGGATGTACAGCAAGTGTGTAAACAAGAGCTAGACGAGATGTTGACGAGTGACTCTGATTTGACCCAGAAGCGATGGGTTTAGACTGATGTAATCAGATTTTATTAACCAAACTAAAGGatgtttttttgatgttttgtgttattttatatgAGTAGTAAGTTTATTGTCATTGTTGATATCCTAGGATGTAACTTTATTGTGACTGATTTGATATTACACTTATACATCTGCACCACtgctttgggaaaaaaaagcatgtttttgtttcagtaagATGTTTCCCTGGGGGTAGTTGCAACCTTTGTTTCTCTGTAGATAGCACAGTCTGCTACTTCTGTCCTCTCTTTACATGGACTTCACTGAACTGAACAATTAAGCATTTAAGGGGAAAataggaaaaagagagggaaagagagctCTTAAAGATATATTTCAGCTTATCGCTCAGTCTCGGACACGTACCTCAATTTCTATTCATTTTGTGCCAATAGCAAAGGAGGAGTACGACCCTGGATACCTGATCGACTGAAGGTATTCAAACATTTCAGTACCTTAAACCTCCGCTTCAGtcgtcttcttttttttttttttttttttgctaagtGCCTAACATCTTGCTGATTCACATCTGATTTATCCAATAACTGAGTTAAAATCTATAAGTGCAAAGTCTCAGCCAAACCTCTCGAGATAATTGGCCAGCTTTGGGTCCTACTTAAGGATTAGAATCACATGTACGACCGTTCTGCGCTGCATGTAGGccagtttttttcctcctatGTTTTGCCCAAATagccctcctcctcttcagcaaTGTGAATAATGGTCATTACCACAGGCTTCACCTTTATTAAGTGATGCATACTTTATCATTTTATACTGACCCTCTTACCATGtagttattatttttatgtaagTAATAATGCATTGTGTGTCACACCTTTGCTTCTTCCATTTTGTATAATTCTGGATAGTTTTGTAAAGTGTTTGCTATACATTCACTTGAGTATTTTGCTTCCTTACAAGATAAGCAATGTTGAAAtattattgttgtcatttattaaatcaatttatttataaaaaaaataatgtgtaaggTTGTTGTTTTATGCAGCAGTGCTGGTTTGGAGATAACACACGGCGCAGTTAGCAAGGGAAGggtgaaaaaacataaaatcaaaaacacGCTGCTGACGTGTGAACTGTAATAACAACACAATCAGAGCCCCACCACACTAAGctgtttagtgtgtttgtgtgttgtagGCTAAAATTGACTACTAATTCCCCACATTTAATCGGCTGGGGACTGCGTGTTactgagaaagacaaagagagccattcagtgagaggagagggacagaatgagagagaaggGGTGGGTGTAAAGAGCCAGAGGCAAGGCCAATTTCAGCTCAGTAACTGGCGTACACTTGGACTTTTGTACATGGCTTTCCTTTCActctgccctctcctctccacctgaGGCTGCCTCCCTGCCTCCACATTCAGCTGCAGTTAAAAACCTATTCAGAGGGCATCCAAAATCAAAATGCCAAGTTCACTGTGCTGACATTGTGTTTGAGggtgatgaaaaacaaagataatgACGGAGGCAGCGAGATGTTACACAATAAGAGGTGACATTATGTGAGGTGTAGAAGGTGACATTAATttgggagggaaagagaaagtaTCCTCaggtgggggggtgagggggtagTAGATTATtgatggaagaaaaaacattaaaataacagtaaatatATAGACCATATTTAGTTAGTTAGAAATGTAAGATAAGGTGGCTATCAAAGAAGATCCGCAGACACAAATGTATGAATTGGCATGaatacattttggaaaaaaagaaaaagaaagttaaatAAATAGGAAGAAGCCTAAACAAGACTGATTTTGGTCACAGCTCTAGTCCCTCTTGGCCACATACCATGGACATGAGATTCATTCAGAGAAgcatatttatacatttttacactttttggtCACTTCTGTGATGTGTAATGTACATATAATGTGTTCAATTGTAACTAATTAACTGTAACTATATGTTTTTACATCTTTGACATAGGATCGGaagatgaaaatgtcaaatctgGCACATGACACATGTCCATACTTGagatacttgtactttactttagTATTTACTTTTAATCCAATTTTCAATTTCCTCAGCTCCACAacatttcagacagaaatataacaataaacaatttaatattttgcatataaaacacacaaggaGCTTATAGAACATCACTACCTATCAGTAAAACAAGTATAGCTGATAGTCGATTAGTTCACTATAAATGAATTGGTAACaatttaaataactgttaaaagtcatttttcataCATAGGTGCCAAAACTTTTtatggttccagcttctcacaGGTGAAgatgttttggttttccttTTAACCATATCAAGAATTTTCAGGCTTGACCTATTGGTGGAACTAAATGAGCACTGCACAGATGTCACTTTCTCTATAATCTTTTTGAACTTCTTCTCTAAACTCTGATTTTTGGTGAGATATTggatcatttgaacatttattgaAAATTAAACCACGTGAGACGTTTAGAGGAAAAAATCACTGGGCTATTTGGTGGAGCTGTAAACAACTGAGAGTCTGACTACACACTGTGgaaaaggttggaaaccactgattTAAAGTTGTTGTGCTTTAAAAGCTTGTTATATTATCCAGCatgtaaaatcttcatcttaaaAGTAACTGCAACTCCGAAAATGGAGTATAAAgaagcataaaatggaaataggCTACACATGGAAAATACAAGTGCCATAAAATTGTGCTTTACACCTtaacagtacttgagtaaatatacttcGTTACTTTCCAGCACTGAAAATATGTATTGTTAAGACTAATAACAGGATCCTATTGAGCTTAAAGTTTCCAGGTCAGACTCCAGACCATGTGGTGGCGGTAACGCGCCTACAATTTTAAACATtcttaagaagaagaagaagaagcataCGTCATTCCCGGGGCGCCAAATCTGCACTAACACAACACCAGGCTGACAAACGTCAACGTTTAAGTAGGTAAGAACTGGCTTTAGTCAGGTTTATCATGAAATGTGCTGCCTAAATGTTTCCTCTGGGAAACCTAAACTCGTCGTTTAAACAGAAAACTTCTGCGTATTCTCGTTAAAAAGGTCCGTTTCAGTAGTTTAAATCGTGTCAGTGTAACCGGCGGTGTCCTGCGTTATGTTATGATGTGAAGGCCCACACTATGGGTATCTTTGGAGGGGGTCTCCGTTTACTGACTCACAGAAACTTGCAGTAcaatacattaaaacacagaaacctACCTGACAGAAAGAGGTAAATAACGAAAGTCTCCGGTCAGTCGTGATCACAGAAGTTTGCCCCTGCACAaagtaaatgacagaaatatGTTAGCACATTACAACCGTGTCaacagagaggctgaaataCAGGATTTTTTTATGACCATATCGCCACTTACTTCTCCCGTGGAGTACCACAACAGAAGGGCCCAGGTGAATGCGGAAGCCTTTTATTTGGAAGGGGGGCGGGGGGCACGTAAATGTGAACGTAAGCGTACAAAAACCGAGTATCAAACGTTCCACATATTGACTGTACGTGTCAGGTAATAACTGTTTACACAGAATTTGTGTAATAGTAACTCtacattttacaaatatatatttgGTTCTGTGGTACCTATTACTGCTCTATAATTGACAGTGTTATATCAACAGGTGTAGCATTCAGCTACAGCATCATAGCACAGTACAACGCAACATACGtatgtgtcatttgtgtagCTAACATGACCGGGAGTTGTtgtaccccccccccaaaaacagaaattaatcagttgtttttgtatttcGTGAACTTAAAGAACAGATACATTTCTGTTCTTGATTTAGGACTTGTCTGACACTCTTCCTTGCAGACAGCATGTTTAAGATATGCCCACAGATTTTCAGGGATGTTAAGGTCAGTGGACTGTGAGGGCAGCTCCGATAAATTATTTCCAAAAAaattctttattttgtgtttcttctgcCAGCAGTCATGGATCTCAGTCCCTTTGAAAAAGACAACTCTGTCAGCTGCCGACTGGCTTCCCAGATCCCTGATGTCTGCAAGATAGAGGACTGTTGTTTGGGCATTGATGAGGCAGGCAGGGGGCCTGTGCTAGGTATGATGTTTAGATAATGATCTGATTAACTGTCATTTGTTTTAGCAATGACTATACATGAAGGCGTGTGGTATACATACTTATACTATATGTTTTGTGATCCAGGGCCCATGGTATATGGCATATGTTTCTGTCCAGTTTCCAAAAAGGAGCAGCTGAAAGACTTGAAAGTGGCAGGTAATCCTGTTGGCCTGTATCTTTGCAGGACGGTGCACAGGTAGTTAATAGATGCTACTTGCAAGTTAATATGCGTACTGATTGATGCATTTTGTCACTCCCTTACTAGACTCAAAGACCCTaacagaagcagaaagagagaatcTTTTCCAAAAACTGGATGAAGCCAGAAATTATGTGGGCTGGGCGCTGCAGATTCTCTCCCCCAACATCATCTCTACCAGCATGTTACAGAGGTATTGCACATATGGcatcatacacacagacaaaggcTTGTTACTGAAATTCACACACTAACataatcttttttcttttttttttttgcttcaagGACAAAATACAACCTGAATGCGCTCTCACATGATACAGCGATCGGCCTAGTACAGTATGCCTTGGACAGTGGAGTACAGCTCAAAGAGGTAAACAAGTAATTTACATGAGTATAAATGTGCACATCTAATGTTTGATTGGGTTGTGTAGGTCTTACTTTTGTGctgtgtataaataaatgaattatgcTTTAATGTCGTACTTTCTTGccaacttctctttttttctgtctttactcaTTTCCTCTgatcctccttttctcttcactCTGTTGGTCTGCCTTCTTTCATCTGTCCCGGTGTTTTGCAGGTTTATGTGGACACAGTTGGCCCCTGCAGAGAAGTATGAGGAGAAACTCTCCCAGCGGTTCCCGGGTATCGAGGTGACTGTGAGGCCAAAGGCCGACTCCCTCTTCCCCATTGTCAGTGCAGCCAGTATCTGTGCGAAGGTCAGTGAGGATCATCAAGATGCTATCCAGCCTCTTTCTTCATTATTGCACTTTGCTAGCCCCTGGACGTCCCTATCCTCCTGTCTTTACTGAAAGATAATGATCTTATGACCAATGGGAATAGTATGGCAAATATTCAGTTTCCCACATCTTTCCCTTTAGATGAGGGAAGGAAATATATGACAAACAACTGGTGCTACAAAATGAATTTCCTTCCTAATAGAACTGTGATCTGAAACCAGTACTCTGCACTGACATGTGTTCAACATTTAAAAGGATGTAGCTTGGTCTTATAAGTTGATATCTTACTTGATTTCAGCAAAGTgaattactgtgtgtgtgttggcatcAGAACAGTCTAGTTAGTCCatcttcacagcagcagagttcTGAGTTTTTTAATCAGCTGAGGGCAGATTGAATAATGAGCaacagcagttgtttattggTGCCActaaaaatgtcaatgtcaatATTTTAAGGTCTGTTCAGATTTGGTCTTTGCTTTACTTTGCTTATGTTGTGCGATCATTTTCAGGTTGCCAGGGATCGTGCTGTGAAAGGCTGGAATTTTTCAGAGGACCTGGGAGAGGTGGATACAGATTACGGCTCAGGATACCCGAATGGTAAGAGAAACAATCAACAGCTATTATAATCTTCCCATAATGACATATCTTTGTGTCACCTATAACACTACCTAAACAAGACAAATGTAGAAACTGCATGTATATAAACTGAGACCAActctttcctgtgtttttcagaccCTAAGACTAAAGCGTGGCTGCTGAAGTACTTGGACCCAGTGTTTGGTTACTCTCAGTTTGTTCGATTTAGTTGGAGCACTGCCCAAACCCTGATGGACAGCAAGGCAGTGACTGTCCACTGGTAAAGAGCCTTTGAACTTGATTTTGACCAAAGTGTTTAGATGTATAAATGCAGAGGATGATATAGGGAGTTAAAGGAGAATACCATTGAAATCAGcattaaaacatgatttatgAAGAAATTTAGTTTGCCAGTAACAGTTTGAAGTATTCAGCAGATATGAAGGATTTAGAAAAGGcgttaaaaatgttttgaaacttTTTCTGAGTCCATAGCAGCCAAAAAAAATTGactaaaatgtgtgtgtagataAAAATACTTACATGTGTTAGAGTGTGAAAACCACAACCCCTTTGATTTCCAGGTCACACTTAATGTCTGTGCAAATCACTTAACCTCAAGAGACAAGGTCtaaccacagtgtaaaaatctgtcttgttttcttaaATCTGCCCTCAGGGATGATGACGAGGAGGATGGGGAGAAGGCGGCACAACGGAAAAACAACAGGTCCATGTTGTCCTACTTCGGTGCTTCAGCTGGAGGTAACGACCAAAACCCAACCCACCAGACACACCGCTTCTTCACTGAGCGGAGGCTGAAGAGCCTCGACACACTCTGAAGACATTACGggacatgcacatacatactgGAAATCAAAAGCTCGATTGTGAAATCTTCAGTGTTTGAAAGTTTTGGGCACAGATGTGCATTTGATGTTTGTATCACCATTGCAAACTTGAACCACagtctttctttatttgttctgtttatACCTGTTCttttaatacataaaaataatgtttaaaactAATGTTTTTCCTTCCTAAGAACCCTTATTTTAAAATTCTTCACCATACTTACCAAAGAAGCAGCAAGACTTTGTTGGAAAGTTGCACTCTTCCAATGCCAATACTGCCCTCCTGAGGCAGCAGGACAAAATGCACCAGGACTTTGAGAAGCAACATCAGTGCCTCATATGAACTATTATAGGTCATGAACACAGCCATGTTCTGATGGCTGGACAACAGAATGGAAACCATTGAGCACAACTTGCTGCGCAGACACTCAAATTATTAACTGTGTTCTGAATCCATTCCATTGATTAACTCTATACAGTATATACGACATGCTAAGTGTCGTAAGGTACTGTTTTAGCAGTTagtatgtttaaaaaacatacCACTAATTTATACTAACAAAAAATTCAGCTGTATGTTCAATGTCAGACATCTGTCAAGCTGTGTCATTGGAAAGTCACTACAAAGTAAACTCtacaaacagaaagcaaaatatCTTTcgcaaggttttttttttttttcttgacctGTTTCACCACTACCTTTCAATTTACTTAAAATTTTCCAGCTGTGAACAtcttcctccatttcctttGGACACTGCAATGGAGTGCATGGATagcacactcaaaaacaaaaaacaaaaaaactatttaGTACACATACTATCCAGTTTGAGAATACTTCATGTTGTCATTTCCCGTTGTGAACACTCTCAGAATTGGTATGTAACATGGATTTGTCCAATCAAAACGTTTCTGTGTAAGCACTGAATACAAGCTTTTCCTACATGATAATTTTTGATACTCTGTGTTACAGAGTAACACACAAAACTGTGGAAAACTGTGAAGACCTTTCTTCAACTAAAGAAGGTTTGCTTTTATTCTAGTACTGATATTATGTCTTGATATAGATAATGACcataaatgacattttcatcaccaCCAAGAGCAGACATTTTGAACTGTCACATCTTGAGATTCTTCTCTTTTCTATGATCATTTTTACGTCTTACATGTTGAGGCTACTGATACAAGTATGAGGTAAACGGGAGGATGAGGCTTGATGGTATTACTGCATACATTTCCCCTCCTTAAATATCACAGTGTAATCTGTATTAACCCAAGAGAGTGTGCTTGGCATCGTATAGTTGGATCTTGAGGTGTTTGCCAAATGCTTTCTTCTCAGAAATCACAGCAGTCAGTGCTCTTCTTCTGTTGTTGGTCTGTCCCACATCCCATTAGAGCTCCATCCTCCTCTGACTCAGAATGACTcaacacacatcacatttcaCTATGGGAACACAAAAGGCAGCTGGCTATAAAGGGGTGTCCATAATAGcatcataaaaataaattcttCATTGATTTGCCAGACTTGACAAAGGTTaaccaaaaaataaagacatataT from Lates calcarifer isolate ASB-BC8 linkage group LG5, TLL_Latcal_v3, whole genome shotgun sequence includes these protein-coding regions:
- the rnaseh2a gene encoding LOW QUALITY PROTEIN: ribonuclease H2 subunit A (The sequence of the model RefSeq protein was modified relative to this genomic sequence to represent the inferred CDS: deleted 1 base in 1 codon), which produces MDLSPFEKDNSVSCRLASQIPDVCKIEDCCLGIDEAGRGPVLGPMVYGICFCPVSKKEQLKDLKVADSKTLTEAERENLFQKLDEARNYVGWALQILSPNIISTSMLQRTKYNLNALSHDTAIGLVQYALDSGVQLKEVYVDTVGPAEKYEEKLSQRFPGIEVTVRPKADSLFPIVSAASICAKVARDRAVKGWNFSEDLGEVDTDYGSGYPNDPKTKAWLLKYLDPVFGYSQFVRFSWSTAQTLMDSKAVTVHWDDDEEDGEKAAQRKNNRSMLSYFGASAGGNDQNPTHQTHRFFTERRLKSLDTL